Proteins from a genomic interval of Planktothrix sp. FACHB-1365:
- the rpaB gene encoding response regulator transcription factor RpaB, which produces MENHKEKILVVDDEASIRRILETRLSMIGYDVVTAADGEEALETFRKTDPDLVVLDVMMPKLDGYGVCQELRKESDIPIIMLTALGDVADRITGLELGADDYVVKPFSPKELEARIRSVLRRIDKNGASGIPSSGVIHVSNIRIDTNKRQVYKGDERIRLTGMEFSLLELLVSRSGEPFSRSEILQEVWGYTPERHVDTRVVDVHISRLRAKLEDDPSNPELILTARGTGYLFQRIIEPGEVG; this is translated from the coding sequence TTGGAAAATCATAAAGAAAAAATTTTGGTTGTTGATGATGAGGCCAGTATCCGTCGGATTTTGGAAACTCGCCTTTCCATGATTGGTTACGATGTCGTTACCGCCGCCGATGGAGAAGAAGCCTTAGAGACGTTCCGCAAAACTGACCCGGATTTAGTGGTCTTGGATGTGATGATGCCCAAATTAGATGGGTATGGAGTTTGCCAAGAGTTACGCAAGGAATCCGATATCCCGATTATTATGCTAACGGCCTTGGGGGATGTCGCAGATCGGATTACCGGGCTAGAGTTGGGGGCGGATGATTATGTGGTTAAACCGTTTTCTCCCAAGGAACTCGAAGCGAGAATTCGTTCAGTCTTACGTCGCATTGACAAAAATGGCGCATCGGGGATTCCCAGTTCGGGTGTCATTCATGTTAGCAATATTAGAATTGATACCAACAAGCGACAGGTTTACAAGGGAGATGAACGCATCCGCTTAACGGGGATGGAATTTAGTTTATTAGAACTTTTAGTCAGTCGTTCTGGTGAACCTTTCTCTCGGTCTGAAATTTTACAAGAAGTCTGGGGATATACCCCAGAACGTCACGTTGATACCCGTGTCGTGGATGTTCATATTTCTCGTCTCCGGGCTAAGTTGGAAGATGATCCCAGTAATCCCGAATTAATCTTAACGGCCAGGGGAACTGGTTATTTGTTCCAACGCATTATTGAACCGGGGGAAGTCGGTTAA
- a CDS encoding transposase, translated as MKARYRYRCYPTPSQKLALAQLFGCVRVVFNDALAFCISEYKGGRKKPKNAELQKQFITQAKKLEERQWLSEVSAVPLQQSLNDLEQAYSNFFNSCKGNRKGQRVKPPKFKKRKSKQSARFVKTGFSIKGKKVYLAKVGNLEVVWSRELPSEPSSVTIIKDSAGTYFLSFVVEIQPDILPDSENSVGIDLGITTFATLSNGQKIEAPKPLKKRIQKLRKFSKQLSRKTKGSKRREKARKRLAKLHAKLSDIRTDFLHKLSTQIIRENQTIVLEDLNVSGMVKNRKLSRAISDLGWKTFRTFLEAKSEKYGRDFRVINRWEPTSQKCSCCGFKIGKLDLSIREWICLNCGESHDGASRACWRIEMLTPQ; from the coding sequence ATGAAAGCCAGATATCGTTATAGATGCTACCCAACACCCTCCCAAAAATTGGCGTTAGCCCAGTTATTTGGGTGTGTACGGGTAGTATTCAATGATGCTCTGGCTTTCTGCATTTCTGAATACAAAGGAGGTAGAAAGAAACCCAAAAACGCCGAACTTCAAAAACAATTTATCACTCAAGCCAAGAAATTAGAAGAACGACAATGGTTATCTGAAGTTTCGGCAGTTCCACTTCAACAAAGCTTGAATGATTTAGAGCAAGCGTACTCAAACTTTTTCAATTCCTGTAAAGGGAATCGAAAGGGTCAGCGAGTTAAACCACCCAAGTTTAAGAAGCGGAAATCTAAACAATCTGCTCGATTCGTAAAGACTGGATTTTCAATCAAAGGCAAGAAAGTTTATCTGGCTAAGGTCGGGAATTTGGAAGTGGTTTGGTCACGGGAACTCCCCTCTGAACCTAGTTCAGTCACAATCATCAAAGATAGTGCTGGGACTTATTTCCTCAGTTTTGTTGTAGAAATTCAACCCGATATCTTACCCGACTCTGAAAACTCAGTCGGGATTGATCTCGGTATAACCACTTTTGCTACATTAAGTAACGGTCAAAAAATAGAAGCTCCTAAACCGCTTAAAAAACGGATTCAGAAGCTTCGTAAATTCTCTAAACAATTATCTCGGAAAACCAAAGGTTCAAAACGTCGTGAAAAAGCCAGAAAAAGATTAGCCAAACTTCACGCTAAATTATCAGATATCCGAACTGATTTCCTGCATAAATTATCAACCCAGATCATTCGTGAAAACCAAACGATTGTTCTGGAAGACTTAAATGTGTCAGGGATGGTTAAAAATCGGAAACTATCAAGAGCTATTTCTGATTTAGGATGGAAGACATTTAGAACCTTCCTTGAAGCTAAATCTGAAAAGTATGGTAGAGATTTCCGTGTTATCAATCGATGGGAACCCACTTCACAGAAGTGTTCCTGTTGTGGATTTAAAATTGGAAAATTAGACCTTTCAATTCGAGAATGGATTTGTTTGAATTGTGGTGAATCTCATGATGGCGCTAGCCGCGCCTGCTGGCGCATCGAGATGTTAACGCCGCAGTGA
- the radA gene encoding DNA repair protein RadA, whose amino-acid sequence MAKSRTLYVCHECGAEFPQYFGRCSACHAWNSLEEQVEQPPPTSLQRFSWSNLSAEHPEGSPEVTKPGQPRSSFRLSQISDQSQSRMPSGYGELDRVLGGGIVPGSLVLIGGEPGIGKSTLLLQVANRLSHSSRVLYVSAEESGQQVKLRSQRLGVGVDEETDPSPEPENGNSQPSATTVDPFSEQLKGRRQKKSNSPENGQKNPPPKSESVTPQHHEDNLYLLPETDLEVILRELESLKPQLAVIDSIQTIYFASLTSAPGSVAQVRECTSALMQVAKRENITLLIVGHVTKDGGIAGPRVLEHLVDTVLYFEGDRFASHRLLRSMKNRFGATHEIGVFEMVAHGLKEVSNPSELFLGNRDEFAPGTSTVVALEGTRPIVVEIQALVSPASYGSARRATTGVDSSRLLQILAVLEKRVGIPLSKLDAYVASVGGLKVEEPAADLGIAIAIVASFRDRVVDPRTILIGEIGLGGQVRPVSQLELRLREAAKLGFKRAIIPRGQSPADLGLQILPVGKVIDAIIASIPAQPPTLNDEF is encoded by the coding sequence ATGGCAAAATCTCGCACCCTTTATGTTTGTCACGAATGTGGAGCCGAATTTCCTCAATATTTTGGTCGCTGCTCTGCTTGTCATGCGTGGAATTCTTTGGAAGAACAAGTTGAACAACCCCCTCCTACCTCTTTGCAACGCTTTAGTTGGAGTAACCTGAGCGCAGAACACCCAGAGGGTTCACCGGAAGTGACTAAGCCCGGACAACCTCGGTCTTCCTTCCGATTATCCCAAATTTCCGATCAATCCCAATCCCGAATGCCATCAGGTTATGGAGAATTAGATCGGGTTTTGGGAGGGGGTATTGTTCCAGGTTCTTTAGTCTTAATCGGAGGTGAACCCGGAATTGGCAAGTCTACGCTGTTGTTACAAGTGGCAAATCGTTTATCCCACAGCAGTCGGGTACTCTATGTCTCAGCCGAAGAGTCGGGACAGCAAGTAAAATTGCGATCGCAACGTTTAGGGGTGGGTGTGGATGAGGAAACAGACCCCTCACCTGAACCAGAAAACGGCAATTCCCAACCTTCTGCTACAACAGTTGATCCCTTTAGTGAACAGCTTAAAGGTCGGCGACAGAAAAAGTCAAATTCCCCAGAAAATGGGCAAAAAAATCCACCCCCGAAGTCTGAATCTGTGACACCCCAACATCACGAAGACAACTTATACTTACTTCCTGAAACGGATTTAGAAGTTATTTTAAGAGAATTAGAATCTTTAAAACCGCAGTTAGCCGTTATTGATAGTATTCAAACCATTTATTTCGCTAGTCTCACCTCTGCACCGGGTTCCGTGGCGCAGGTACGGGAATGCACCTCTGCTTTAATGCAAGTTGCCAAACGGGAAAATATTACCTTATTAATTGTTGGTCATGTCACCAAAGATGGCGGCATTGCAGGGCCGAGGGTTTTGGAACATTTAGTTGATACGGTATTATATTTTGAGGGCGATCGCTTTGCCTCCCATCGGTTATTACGGTCAATGAAAAATCGGTTTGGAGCGACCCATGAAATCGGGGTGTTTGAAATGGTCGCCCATGGGTTAAAAGAAGTTTCTAATCCCTCAGAATTATTCTTAGGAAATCGAGATGAATTTGCTCCGGGGACTTCAACGGTGGTGGCGTTAGAAGGAACTCGGCCGATTGTGGTAGAAATTCAAGCGTTAGTCAGTCCCGCCAGTTACGGTTCGGCTCGACGAGCAACAACCGGGGTAGACAGTAGCCGATTATTACAAATTTTAGCGGTATTAGAAAAACGGGTGGGGATTCCGTTGTCTAAATTGGATGCTTATGTAGCCTCGGTGGGGGGCTTAAAAGTGGAAGAACCCGCAGCCGATTTGGGGATAGCCATTGCTATTGTTGCCAGTTTTCGGGATCGTGTGGTTGATCCACGAACGATTTTAATCGGGGAAATCGGGTTAGGAGGACAGGTGCGTCCGGTGTCCCAACTGGAACTCCGACTACGGGAGGCGGCCAAATTGGGATTTAAACGGGCGATTATCCCTAGAGGTCAAAGTCCTGCGGATTTAGGGTTACAAATTCTTCCGGTGGGGAAAGTGATTGATGCGATTATCGCTTCCATTCCGGCTCAACCCCCAACCCTTAATGATGAATTCTGA
- a CDS encoding MASE1 domain-containing protein — protein sequence MLMKSLERAKVTNGRYLGAVGLIAIAYWLIGKLTIEYLMLSPTQTLFLPTAGVAQGIILLCGYRYWPAITLGCFFSLLGMEQIPLMVVVFSSVGATLQACLGTHLLHRLDFSPELKRLKDVLGLMILAGVIATLIHPTITLLAGCLNGWLLWKDFGETWVAGWLGNAIGVLVVTPVLLTWGSEFQRYYYRCKIPTSPFWSFLNALSQSLPLGTTRLRLIERSPRQFFWMRQVEVGIWLLLLFTLNWFVFCSRTRSATISFPLEYLPFPFFVWASLRFGQRGTALGHFITASFAVWGVARESGPFFSRGTDTPQIFSLQAFILVIAVTGLVLAATVTERQQAEISLRNSEASLANAQRIAKLGHWDLTISSYELFWSDELYRMLGTTPQGVKPSFPQFLEFVHPQDRRFVQHYIDQALFQQKPYCIDYRLKLINGEERIVFEQAVITSSHITSTIQDITDRKKAENALRASEERFYKTFSASPIGISIMTLVEELFLDVNDSFLRQIGWNREDVLHHTPEELKMWVYPQQHLKLKKQLQRQNQISNVELKVRQKSGRVRDWLVSIELIDLEGISCLLMMANDITERQQAEDLRTAKEAAESANHAKSLFLANMSHELRTPLNAILGYSELLIEDAEELKQDELVGDLKNIYVAGQHLLTLISEILDFSKIEAGRMNFHLETFKVATLLWEVETTVAPSVAKNFNEFILDVAEDVDLMHTDLTKVRQCLLNLLSNACKFTENGQITLKVFQQGIDQVNLNGNPTLDSELLSLNEEGINEACSLPDVPKTCSTVIVFQVIDTGIGMTPKQLVTVFNPFTQADESTTRRYGGTGLGLTITQKLCQMMGGDLSVISELGKGSTFTMKLPKILRCLPGTSEDTASDSDF from the coding sequence ATGTTAATGAAATCCCTTGAACGTGCGAAGGTCACCAATGGCCGATACCTCGGTGCAGTGGGTTTGATTGCGATAGCCTACTGGCTCATTGGGAAGCTGACCATTGAATATTTAATGTTGAGTCCTACCCAAACCTTATTTTTGCCGACAGCAGGAGTCGCCCAAGGGATTATTCTGTTATGTGGTTATCGATATTGGCCGGCAATTACCCTGGGTTGCTTTTTTTCCCTTCTCGGAATGGAACAAATCCCCCTAATGGTGGTGGTATTTTCCAGTGTAGGAGCCACATTACAAGCGTGTTTAGGGACTCACTTACTGCATCGGCTGGACTTTTCCCCGGAACTCAAACGTCTCAAAGATGTTCTGGGATTAATGATTTTAGCAGGAGTCATTGCCACCTTGATTCATCCCACAATTACCCTGCTCGCGGGTTGTTTAAATGGCTGGTTATTGTGGAAAGATTTTGGAGAAACTTGGGTGGCGGGATGGTTGGGAAATGCCATTGGGGTATTAGTGGTAACTCCGGTACTATTAACCTGGGGAAGTGAATTTCAACGGTATTACTATCGCTGCAAAATTCCCACCTCCCCATTCTGGTCTTTCCTGAACGCATTGTCTCAAAGTTTGCCTTTGGGAACAACAAGGTTACGCTTGATTGAACGGTCTCCTCGTCAATTTTTCTGGATGCGTCAGGTCGAGGTGGGGATTTGGTTATTACTATTATTCACCTTAAATTGGTTTGTATTTTGTTCTCGCACCCGCTCCGCAACCATTAGTTTTCCCTTGGAATATTTACCCTTTCCTTTTTTTGTTTGGGCGTCTTTACGATTTGGTCAACGGGGAACGGCACTCGGCCATTTTATTACTGCCAGTTTTGCGGTTTGGGGTGTAGCGCGTGAAAGTGGGCCGTTTTTTAGTCGGGGTACGGATACGCCTCAAATTTTTTCGTTGCAGGCGTTTATTTTGGTGATCGCCGTTACTGGTTTAGTGTTAGCAGCAACGGTGACAGAACGTCAACAAGCAGAAATTAGCTTGAGAAATAGTGAAGCGAGTTTAGCCAATGCTCAACGCATTGCCAAGTTAGGTCATTGGGATTTGACCATCAGTAGTTATGAATTATTTTGGTCGGATGAACTTTATCGGATGTTAGGAACAACCCCCCAGGGTGTTAAACCTAGTTTTCCTCAATTTTTAGAATTTGTTCATCCTCAAGACCGAAGATTTGTACAACATTATATTGATCAAGCTTTATTTCAACAAAAACCTTACTGTATTGATTATCGTTTGAAATTAATCAATGGTGAGGAACGGATTGTTTTTGAACAGGCGGTGATTACTTCGAGTCATATTACGAGTACAATTCAAGATATTACGGATCGGAAAAAAGCAGAAAATGCTTTAAGAGCCAGCGAAGAACGATTTTACAAAACCTTTAGCGCCAGTCCGATTGGGATTAGTATTATGACGTTGGTTGAGGAGTTATTTTTAGATGTTAATGATAGTTTTTTACGTCAAATTGGTTGGAATCGAGAAGATGTTCTGCATCACACTCCCGAAGAATTAAAGATGTGGGTTTATCCTCAACAACATCTCAAGCTGAAAAAACAATTACAACGTCAAAATCAGATTAGTAATGTTGAGTTAAAAGTTCGCCAAAAATCAGGACGGGTTCGAGATTGGTTAGTCTCGATTGAATTAATTGATTTAGAGGGAATTTCCTGTTTACTGATGATGGCGAATGATATTACGGAACGTCAACAGGCAGAGGATCTCAGAACGGCAAAAGAAGCTGCTGAATCGGCTAACCATGCTAAAAGTTTATTTTTAGCGAATATGAGTCATGAACTTCGCACCCCCCTGAATGCAATTTTAGGCTACAGTGAATTGTTAATTGAAGATGCTGAAGAGTTAAAGCAAGATGAATTAGTCGGAGATTTAAAAAATATTTATGTGGCGGGACAACATTTATTAACGTTAATTAGTGAAATTTTAGATTTCTCTAAAATAGAAGCGGGTCGGATGAATTTCCATTTAGAAACCTTTAAAGTCGCTACACTGCTTTGGGAAGTGGAAACCACGGTTGCACCTTCGGTGGCGAAGAATTTTAATGAGTTTATTTTAGACGTGGCAGAAGATGTAGATTTGATGCACACTGATTTAACGAAAGTTCGTCAATGCTTATTAAATCTTCTTAGTAATGCGTGCAAATTTACAGAAAATGGTCAAATCACCTTAAAAGTTTTTCAACAAGGAATCGATCAGGTTAATCTGAATGGAAATCCTACCCTAGACTCCGAATTACTGAGTTTAAATGAGGAAGGCATTAATGAAGCTTGTTCTCTCCCCGATGTCCCTAAAACCTGTTCAACGGTTATTGTTTTTCAAGTGATTGATACCGGAATTGGCATGACCCCTAAACAGTTAGTAACGGTTTTTAATCCCTTTACTCAAGCTGATGAAAGCACCACTCGCCGTTATGGTGGAACAGGTTTAGGGTTAACCATTACTCAAAAATTATGTCAAATGATGGGTGGGGATTTATCGGTGATTAGTGAGTTGGGTAAAGGTTCCACATTCACGATGAAACTCCCCAAAATCTTGCGTTGTTTGCCGGGAACCTCAGAAGATACTGCCTCTGATTCAGATTTTTAA